One stretch of Clavibacter californiensis DNA includes these proteins:
- the rsmH gene encoding 16S rRNA (cytosine(1402)-N(4))-methyltransferase RsmH has product MALDDIHTPVLLERCLELLAPGLQGEGAVLVDATLGMAGHSEAFLDALPGLRLVGLDRDPDALAIAGERLARFGDRVHLVHTVYDGIGRALDGLGIGEVQGVFFDLGVSSLQLDRVERGFSYSQDAPLDMRMDGTAGLTAAQVVAEYDELELRRIFYDYGEEKLAPRYASRIVQAREVEPITTSARLVEIIQQATPAAVQRAGHPAKRVFQALRIEVNQELSVLARAMPAAIDRLAVGGRVVVESYQSLEDRIVKRELRGRSTSTAPVGLPVELPEHRPELKLLVRGAELADQHEIAQNPRAASVRLRAAERARRRHA; this is encoded by the coding sequence ATGGCCCTCGACGACATCCACACCCCCGTCCTCCTCGAGCGGTGCCTCGAGCTGCTCGCCCCCGGCCTCCAGGGCGAGGGCGCCGTGCTCGTCGACGCCACCCTCGGCATGGCCGGCCACTCCGAGGCGTTCCTCGACGCGCTGCCTGGCCTCCGTCTGGTCGGGCTCGACCGCGACCCCGACGCCCTCGCCATCGCGGGGGAGCGGCTCGCGCGCTTCGGCGACCGCGTCCACCTCGTCCACACGGTCTACGACGGCATCGGGCGCGCGCTCGACGGGCTGGGGATCGGAGAGGTGCAGGGCGTGTTCTTCGACCTGGGCGTCTCGTCGCTCCAGCTCGACCGCGTCGAGCGCGGCTTCTCCTACTCGCAGGACGCGCCCCTCGACATGCGCATGGACGGGACCGCGGGCCTGACCGCCGCCCAGGTGGTGGCGGAGTACGACGAGCTCGAGCTGCGCCGGATCTTCTACGACTACGGCGAGGAGAAGCTCGCCCCCCGCTACGCCAGCCGCATCGTCCAGGCGCGCGAGGTGGAGCCGATCACCACGTCGGCGCGCCTCGTGGAGATCATCCAGCAAGCGACCCCTGCCGCGGTCCAGCGTGCCGGGCACCCGGCCAAGCGCGTCTTCCAGGCGCTGCGCATCGAGGTCAACCAGGAGCTGAGCGTGCTCGCGCGAGCGATGCCGGCCGCGATCGACCGGCTGGCCGTCGGCGGCCGCGTGGTCGTCGAGTCGTACCAGTCGCTGGAGGACCGCATCGTGAAGCGCGAGCTGCGCGGGAGGTCCACGAGCACCGCGCCCGTCGGGCTCCCCGTCGAGCTCCCCGAGCACCGTCCGGAGCTGAAGCTCCTCGTCCGCGGCGCCGAGCTCGCGGACCAGCACGAGATCGCCCAGAACCCCCGCGCCGCTTCCGTCCGGTTGCGCGCCGCCGAACGAGCCAGGAGGCGACACGCATGA
- the mraZ gene encoding division/cell wall cluster transcriptional repressor MraZ encodes MFLGTHSPRLDDKGRLILPAKFRDELEGGVVMTRGQDRCIYVFTTREFEELHDRMRQAPLASKQARDYMRVFLSGANAETPDKQHRITIPQALRTYAGLDRELAVIGAGSRVEIWDAGTWDEYLTANESAFADTAEEVIPGLF; translated from the coding sequence GTGTTCCTCGGCACCCATTCGCCTCGTCTCGACGACAAGGGGCGGCTCATCCTCCCCGCGAAGTTCCGCGACGAGCTCGAGGGCGGCGTCGTCATGACGCGCGGCCAGGACCGCTGCATCTACGTGTTCACCACGCGCGAGTTCGAGGAGCTGCACGACCGGATGCGCCAGGCGCCCCTCGCGAGCAAGCAGGCGCGGGACTACATGCGCGTCTTCCTGTCCGGGGCGAACGCCGAGACGCCGGACAAGCAGCACCGCATCACCATCCCGCAGGCGCTCCGCACCTACGCGGGCCTCGACCGCGAGCTCGCGGTCATCGGCGCGGGCAGCCGCGTCGAGATCTGGGACGCCGGCACGTGGGACGAGTACCTCACCGCCAACGAGAGCGCGTTCGCCGACACCGCGGAGGAGGTGATCCCCGGACTGTTCTGA
- a CDS encoding DUF3040 domain-containing protein, which yields MPLSEQEQRLLEEMERSLYHNDADFVATVSGRRSRPNYTMVVVGVLVIVVGIAALAAGVITKLAIIGILGFAVMIVGALLIFSPRDAAAGASSSTSAPAPGRGGAKRPASSSSFMDRINERWEKRQGG from the coding sequence ATGCCGCTTTCCGAGCAAGAGCAGCGCCTGCTGGAGGAGATGGAGCGCAGTCTCTATCACAACGACGCAGACTTCGTGGCGACCGTCAGCGGTCGCCGCAGCAGACCGAACTACACGATGGTCGTGGTCGGGGTGCTCGTCATAGTCGTCGGCATCGCCGCCCTGGCCGCCGGGGTCATCACCAAGCTGGCCATCATCGGCATCCTCGGCTTCGCGGTCATGATCGTCGGAGCGCTCCTCATCTTCAGCCCGCGCGATGCGGCTGCCGGTGCGTCGTCGTCCACGTCCGCTCCTGCGCCCGGCCGAGGCGGTGCCAAGCGTCCTGCCTCGTCGTCCTCCTTCATGGACCGGATCAACGAGCGCTGGGAGAAGCGCCAGGGCGGTTAG
- a CDS encoding polyprenyl synthetase family protein gives MPESDRLVSHVQTRLDDFLTAQAAGLREISSDLVPIQEFSSDLLRGGKRFRAQFCYWGWRSVIDLEPSPAGRPQGEERPGYRAVVGVAAGLEIFHAAALVHDDIIDRSDTRRGRPAAHRRFEALHAAGGWVGSSPRFGEAGATLLGDLLLGWSDELLIDSLLALADGSAARATRAELATMRTQVTLGQYLDVLEEVAWPTVPEADTLARAHNVIVYKSAKYSIEAPLVVGASLAGATPEQVAALRAVGLPLGIAFQLRDDVLGVFGDSAVTGKPSGDDLREGKRTVLIALARRRLPDGVRRTVDALLGDPDLDDEQIRVLQSILRESGALDEVEGMIARHVRESLAALREAPIGSRARNQLELLVDSVTRRVT, from the coding sequence GTGCCCGAAAGCGACCGCCTCGTCAGCCACGTCCAGACCCGCCTCGACGACTTCCTGACGGCGCAGGCGGCGGGACTCCGGGAGATCAGCTCGGATCTTGTGCCCATCCAGGAGTTCTCCTCGGATCTGCTGAGAGGCGGCAAGCGGTTCCGCGCGCAGTTCTGCTACTGGGGTTGGCGTTCGGTCATCGACCTCGAGCCCTCTCCAGCCGGACGCCCCCAGGGCGAGGAGCGTCCGGGGTACCGCGCTGTCGTCGGCGTCGCCGCGGGCCTCGAGATCTTCCACGCCGCAGCGCTCGTCCACGACGACATCATCGACCGCTCCGACACGCGTCGCGGCCGGCCCGCCGCGCACCGCCGCTTCGAGGCGCTGCACGCCGCCGGCGGCTGGGTCGGATCCTCGCCGCGCTTCGGCGAGGCAGGCGCGACCCTCCTCGGCGACCTGCTCCTGGGTTGGAGCGACGAGCTCCTCATCGACTCGCTCCTCGCACTCGCGGACGGGTCGGCGGCGCGCGCCACCCGCGCCGAGCTCGCCACGATGCGGACCCAGGTCACGCTCGGCCAGTACCTCGACGTGCTCGAGGAGGTCGCGTGGCCGACCGTGCCAGAGGCGGACACGCTCGCCCGCGCCCACAACGTGATCGTCTACAAGTCCGCGAAGTACAGCATCGAGGCCCCGCTCGTCGTCGGCGCGAGCCTGGCCGGGGCGACGCCCGAGCAGGTCGCGGCCCTACGTGCCGTCGGACTGCCGCTCGGCATAGCGTTCCAGCTGCGCGACGACGTGCTCGGCGTCTTCGGCGACAGTGCCGTGACCGGGAAGCCGAGCGGAGACGACCTCCGCGAGGGCAAGCGCACCGTCCTCATCGCGCTGGCTCGCCGCCGGCTCCCGGACGGGGTGCGCCGCACGGTGGACGCGCTCCTCGGCGATCCGGACCTCGACGACGAGCAGATCCGCGTGCTCCAGTCGATCCTGCGCGAGAGCGGGGCCCTCGACGAGGTCGAGGGGATGATCGCGCGTCACGTACGCGAGTCGCTGGCGGCGCTGCGTGAGGCACCCATCGGCTCCCGCGCGAGGAACCAGCTCGAGCTGCTCGTCGACAGCGTCACGCGCCGCGTCACCTGA
- a CDS encoding Rv2175c family DNA-binding protein, with protein sequence MNEPYSDREWLTVPDLVDLLGLTVSRVRRLIEDRRLLAVRLDGVLKVPAVFLRDGEPLSELRGTIMVLGDNGFTDEEAMHWLLTDEPSLGAAPVDALLAGRKAEVRRVAQASA encoded by the coding sequence GTGAACGAGCCCTATTCCGACCGTGAGTGGTTGACCGTCCCCGATCTCGTCGACCTCCTGGGTCTCACCGTCAGCCGCGTGCGTCGGCTCATCGAGGACAGGCGCCTGTTGGCCGTCCGTCTAGACGGAGTGCTCAAGGTGCCGGCCGTCTTCCTGCGGGACGGCGAGCCGCTGTCCGAGCTGCGGGGCACGATCATGGTGCTCGGCGACAACGGCTTCACCGACGAGGAGGCCATGCACTGGCTCCTCACGGATGAGCCGAGCCTCGGTGCGGCCCCCGTGGATGCCCTGCTCGCCGGGCGCAAGGCCGAGGTGCGGCGCGTGGCCCAGGCCAGCGCCTGA
- a CDS encoding muramidase family protein — protein sequence MPMTEPTSPRDPSRSSDTATGRSANRRSKALLATMPIVLVGSLAVSLGMATPAEAAPVKRVPKAKSGATQTKLPRVAAPTAAATAAPMAAPAAAPMVAAPATYVVEQGDTVSTIAGRFGLSTASVLAQNGLGWKTTIFPGQTLTLGGSGTGASTAAPAAASSGAGASYTVVAGDTVTGIAGKHGVSTSSVLQANGLQATSTIFPGNRLTIPGAGSTATSAPSTPASASPAAKQGLSGTYTIATGDTLHSIATKSGVTVQDLLNANGLNWSSIIYAGSKLTIPHASTAVVQVASLDGTTIMTDEMRRNARVIVEVGRSAGVSDYGLVIALATAAQESTLRNLDWGDRDSIGLFQQRPSQGWGEPADLNDPVYASQAFFGGSVNPNPGATRGLLDIPGWKSMTVTQAAQAVQYSAYPDAYAKWEASAWAWLDEIG from the coding sequence ATGCCCATGACTGAACCCACCTCTCCCCGCGACCCCAGCCGGTCATCGGACACCGCAACGGGACGCTCGGCGAACCGCCGATCCAAGGCGTTGCTCGCGACCATGCCCATCGTGCTCGTCGGCTCCCTCGCGGTGAGCCTCGGCATGGCGACGCCCGCCGAGGCCGCCCCCGTCAAGCGCGTGCCGAAGGCCAAGTCCGGTGCGACGCAGACCAAGCTCCCCCGCGTCGCGGCTCCGACGGCGGCTGCGACGGCAGCTCCGATGGCAGCTCCGGCGGCGGCGCCCATGGTCGCGGCGCCCGCCACCTACGTGGTCGAGCAGGGCGACACCGTCTCCACCATCGCCGGGCGCTTCGGCCTCTCCACCGCATCCGTGCTCGCGCAGAACGGCCTCGGCTGGAAGACGACCATCTTCCCCGGCCAGACGCTCACGCTCGGCGGCTCCGGTACCGGCGCCTCGACGGCGGCTCCCGCCGCGGCCTCGAGCGGAGCTGGCGCGAGCTACACGGTGGTCGCGGGCGACACCGTGACCGGCATCGCCGGGAAGCACGGCGTCTCGACGTCGTCGGTCCTCCAGGCGAACGGCCTGCAGGCGACGAGCACCATCTTCCCCGGCAACCGCCTCACCATCCCGGGAGCCGGATCCACCGCGACGTCGGCGCCCTCGACTCCCGCCAGCGCATCGCCCGCCGCGAAGCAGGGCCTCTCCGGCACGTACACGATCGCGACCGGCGACACCCTGCACAGCATCGCGACGAAGTCGGGCGTCACCGTGCAGGACCTCCTCAACGCCAACGGGCTCAACTGGTCGAGCATCATCTACGCGGGCAGCAAGCTCACCATCCCGCACGCGTCGACGGCGGTGGTGCAGGTCGCGTCGCTCGACGGGACCACGATCATGACCGACGAGATGCGCCGCAACGCGCGCGTCATCGTCGAGGTCGGGCGCTCCGCAGGCGTGAGCGACTACGGGCTCGTCATCGCGCTCGCGACCGCCGCGCAGGAGTCCACGCTCCGCAACCTCGACTGGGGCGACCGCGACTCCATCGGGCTGTTCCAGCAGCGCCCGAGCCAGGGCTGGGGCGAGCCCGCGGACCTCAACGACCCCGTGTACGCGTCGCAGGCGTTCTTCGGCGGCAGCGTGAACCCGAACCCTGGCGCCACGCGCGGTCTCCTCGACATCCCGGGCTGGAAGTCGATGACCGTCACGCAGGCGGCGCAGGCCGTGCAGTACTCCGCGTACCCGGACGCGTACGCCAAGTGGGAGGCATCCGCCTGGGCCTGGCTCGACGAGATCGGCTGA
- the pknB gene encoding Stk1 family PASTA domain-containing Ser/Thr kinase, with the protein MTSSPTDPMIGRLLDGRYQVRSRIARGGMATVYVATDLRLERRVAVKVMHGHLADDSAFRDRFIQEARSAARLAHPNVVNVFDQGQDSDMAYLVMEYLPGMTLRELLQEYERLTPEQTLDILEAVLSGLAAAHKAGIVHRDLKPENVLLADDGRIKIGDFGLARAVSANTATGQALLGTIAYLSPELVTRGIADTRSDIYAVGIMMYEMLAGEQPFKGEQPMQIAYQHANDQVPTPSTANASVPVELDELVLWATARDPEQRPRDARALLDELYAVQNRLDARSGDPAPLQRTVVFPSAPALPSVTTGETQVVGGPPVMTRQETERTEPESVVALVAAGSRRRSRGWMLALLVVMLAALAGGTGWYYGQGPGARVPVPSVAAMAVDDAAGTLRGQGFVVARAEEPSVDVEVGHVTRSVPASGTPVDQGSTVTLYASTGPRLLDVPDVVGAAEADARTRLEGVPFVVQEATVRQYGDAAEGTVVQVLDSSGAPIGAQYPEQQPVTLVVAAGKIPQVNGRSVDQAKATLAQAGLVGEPGKQSFSDDVDTGEVISVYALDQNPVRSGLGDAPGSKVGLEISKGPDLVAVPAVVGLTRDEAKAALDKAGFKYAYSAFWDALPNSITRVASASPDAQAMARRGSTVNLGITASG; encoded by the coding sequence GTGACCTCCAGCCCGACCGACCCCATGATCGGCCGTCTCCTCGACGGTCGGTACCAGGTCAGGTCCCGCATCGCGCGCGGCGGCATGGCGACGGTCTACGTCGCCACCGACCTGCGGCTCGAGCGCCGTGTCGCCGTGAAGGTGATGCACGGGCACCTCGCCGACGACAGCGCGTTCCGCGACCGCTTCATCCAGGAGGCGCGCTCGGCGGCGCGGCTGGCGCACCCCAACGTCGTGAACGTCTTCGACCAGGGCCAGGACTCCGACATGGCGTACCTCGTCATGGAGTACCTCCCCGGCATGACCCTGCGCGAGCTGCTGCAGGAGTACGAGCGGCTGACGCCCGAGCAGACGCTCGACATCCTCGAGGCCGTGCTCTCGGGTCTCGCCGCCGCGCACAAGGCCGGCATCGTCCACCGCGACCTCAAGCCCGAGAACGTGCTGCTCGCGGACGACGGGCGCATCAAGATCGGCGACTTCGGGCTCGCGCGCGCCGTCAGCGCGAACACCGCCACCGGGCAGGCGCTCCTCGGCACCATCGCGTACCTCTCCCCCGAGCTCGTCACCCGGGGCATCGCCGACACCCGCAGCGACATCTACGCGGTCGGCATCATGATGTACGAGATGCTCGCGGGCGAGCAGCCGTTCAAGGGCGAGCAGCCCATGCAGATCGCCTACCAGCACGCGAACGACCAGGTGCCGACGCCCAGCACGGCGAACGCGTCCGTGCCGGTCGAGCTCGACGAGCTCGTGCTCTGGGCGACCGCGCGGGATCCCGAGCAGCGGCCCCGCGACGCCCGGGCGCTCCTCGACGAGCTCTACGCCGTCCAGAACCGGCTCGACGCTCGGTCGGGGGACCCGGCTCCGCTCCAGCGCACCGTCGTCTTCCCGAGCGCCCCGGCACTCCCATCCGTCACGACGGGCGAGACGCAGGTCGTGGGCGGTCCGCCCGTCATGACACGCCAGGAGACCGAGCGCACCGAACCGGAATCCGTCGTCGCCCTGGTCGCGGCCGGATCGCGCCGTCGTTCGCGCGGCTGGATGCTCGCGCTCCTCGTCGTGATGCTCGCCGCCCTCGCCGGCGGCACGGGCTGGTACTACGGCCAGGGCCCGGGCGCGCGCGTGCCGGTGCCCTCCGTCGCGGCGATGGCCGTCGACGACGCAGCCGGCACTCTCCGGGGTCAGGGCTTCGTCGTGGCGCGCGCCGAGGAGCCGAGCGTGGACGTCGAGGTGGGGCACGTGACGCGCAGCGTCCCGGCATCCGGGACGCCCGTCGACCAGGGATCCACCGTCACGCTGTACGCGTCCACCGGACCGCGGCTCCTCGACGTGCCTGACGTGGTCGGGGCCGCCGAGGCGGACGCCCGCACGCGCCTCGAGGGCGTGCCCTTCGTCGTGCAGGAGGCGACCGTCCGGCAGTACGGCGACGCCGCCGAGGGCACGGTCGTGCAGGTGCTGGACTCGTCGGGAGCGCCCATCGGCGCCCAGTACCCGGAGCAGCAGCCCGTGACCCTGGTGGTCGCCGCCGGCAAGATCCCGCAGGTGAACGGTCGATCCGTCGACCAGGCCAAGGCGACCCTCGCCCAGGCGGGCCTCGTCGGCGAGCCGGGGAAGCAGAGCTTCAGCGACGACGTGGACACAGGCGAGGTCATCTCGGTCTACGCCCTCGACCAGAACCCGGTGCGCTCCGGACTCGGCGACGCCCCCGGCAGCAAGGTGGGGCTCGAGATCTCCAAGGGTCCCGACCTCGTGGCCGTGCCGGCTGTCGTCGGCCTCACGCGCGACGAGGCGAAGGCCGCCCTCGACAAGGCGGGCTTCAAGTACGCGTACTCCGCGTTCTGGGACGCCCTGCCCAACAGCATCACGCGGGTGGCGTCGGCGAGCCCGGATGCGCAGGCGATGGCCCGCCGCGGGTCGACGGTCAACCTCGGGATCACCGCCTCCGGCTGA
- a CDS encoding class II 3-deoxy-7-phosphoheptulonate synthase, with product MASEHLVPAHPDVLAGLDHWRTLEVKQQPQWPDAAAVHAASAEIALLPPLVFAGEVDLLRSRLAAAADGRAFLLQGGDCAETFAGATADAIRNRVKTVLQMAVVLTYGAAMPVVKMGRMAGQFAKPRSSDSETRGDLTLPAYRGDIVNGYDFTPESRAADPARLVKGYHTAASTLNLIRAFTQGGFADLREVHSWNKGFAANPANQRYEQLARDIDRAIKFMEAAGADFDDLKRVEFYTGHEGLLMDYERPMTRIDSRTGTPYNTSAHFIWIGERTRDLDGAHVDFLSRVRNPLGVKLGPSTTPETVHELIEKLDPEREPGRLTFITRMGAGRIRDALPPLLEAVKASDANPLWVTDPMHGNGLTTPTGYKTRRFDDVVDEVQGFFQAHRAAGTHPGGIHIELTGDDVTECLGGSEHIDEATLATRYESLCDPRLNHMQSLELAFLVAEELAAARG from the coding sequence GTGGCCTCTGAGCACCTCGTCCCCGCCCATCCCGACGTCCTCGCGGGCCTCGACCACTGGCGCACCCTCGAGGTCAAGCAGCAGCCGCAGTGGCCGGATGCCGCGGCCGTGCACGCCGCGTCCGCCGAGATCGCCCTGCTGCCGCCCCTCGTCTTCGCCGGCGAGGTGGACCTCCTGCGCTCGCGCCTCGCCGCCGCCGCGGACGGCCGCGCGTTCCTCCTCCAGGGCGGCGACTGCGCGGAGACCTTCGCGGGCGCCACCGCCGACGCCATCCGCAACCGCGTGAAGACCGTCCTGCAGATGGCCGTGGTCCTCACGTACGGCGCGGCCATGCCCGTCGTGAAGATGGGCCGCATGGCGGGTCAGTTCGCGAAGCCCCGCTCGAGCGACTCCGAGACGCGCGGCGACCTGACGCTGCCCGCGTACCGCGGCGACATCGTCAACGGCTACGACTTCACGCCCGAGTCGCGCGCGGCGGATCCCGCGCGCCTCGTGAAGGGGTACCACACGGCCGCCTCGACCCTGAACCTCATCCGCGCCTTCACGCAGGGCGGCTTCGCCGACCTCCGCGAGGTGCACAGCTGGAACAAGGGCTTCGCCGCCAACCCGGCGAACCAGCGCTACGAGCAGCTCGCGCGCGACATCGACCGCGCCATCAAGTTCATGGAGGCTGCGGGCGCCGACTTCGACGACCTCAAGCGCGTCGAGTTCTACACCGGCCACGAGGGCCTCCTCATGGACTACGAGCGGCCCATGACCCGCATCGACTCGCGCACCGGCACGCCGTACAACACGTCGGCGCACTTCATCTGGATCGGGGAGCGCACGCGCGACCTCGACGGGGCGCATGTCGACTTCCTGTCGCGCGTGCGCAACCCGCTCGGCGTCAAGCTCGGGCCGTCGACCACCCCGGAGACCGTGCACGAGCTCATCGAGAAGCTCGACCCGGAGCGGGAGCCCGGTCGCCTTACCTTCATCACGCGCATGGGCGCCGGACGCATCCGCGACGCGCTGCCGCCCCTGCTCGAGGCCGTCAAGGCGTCGGACGCGAATCCCCTCTGGGTCACCGACCCCATGCACGGGAACGGCCTCACCACGCCCACCGGCTACAAGACCCGGCGCTTCGACGACGTCGTCGACGAGGTGCAGGGCTTCTTCCAGGCGCACCGGGCGGCGGGCACGCATCCCGGCGGGATCCACATCGAGCTCACCGGCGACGACGTCACCGAGTGCCTGGGCGGATCCGAGCACATCGACGAGGCGACGCTGGCCACGCGCTACGAGTCGCTGTGCGACCCGCGGCTCAACCACATGCAGAGCCTCGAGCTCGCCTTCCTCGTCGCCGAGGAGCTGGCCGCCGCGCGCGGCTGA
- a CDS encoding lysophospholipid acyltransferase family protein → MFYWFMKNLVAGPLLRSTFRPWVTGVENIPAKGGVILASNHLSFIDSVFLPLLVDRNLVFLAKSDYFTGTGLKGWATKMFFTATGMLPIDRSGGKASEASLNTGLRVLAEGRMLGIYPEGTRSPDGRMYRGRTGVARMILEGDVPVVPIAMIDTEKVMPIGTRIPKVRRIGVVIGEPLDFSRFAGLEGDRFILRSITDEIMYELSRLSGQEYVDVYATSVKEKRASAAR, encoded by the coding sequence ATGTTCTACTGGTTCATGAAGAACCTGGTCGCCGGACCCCTCCTCCGGAGCACGTTCCGGCCCTGGGTCACCGGGGTCGAGAACATCCCCGCCAAGGGCGGCGTGATCCTCGCGAGCAACCACCTCTCGTTCATCGACTCGGTCTTCCTGCCGCTGCTGGTGGACCGCAACCTCGTGTTCCTCGCGAAGAGCGACTACTTCACGGGAACCGGCCTCAAGGGCTGGGCGACCAAGATGTTCTTCACGGCCACGGGCATGCTCCCCATCGACCGCTCCGGCGGCAAGGCCTCCGAGGCGTCCCTCAACACGGGCCTCCGCGTGCTCGCCGAGGGCCGCATGCTCGGGATCTACCCCGAGGGCACGCGCAGCCCCGACGGCCGCATGTACCGCGGCCGCACGGGAGTGGCCCGCATGATCCTCGAGGGCGACGTCCCGGTCGTCCCGATCGCGATGATCGACACCGAGAAGGTCATGCCCATCGGCACCCGCATCCCGAAGGTCCGCCGGATTGGTGTGGTCATCGGCGAGCCGCTAGATTTCAGTAGGTTCGCGGGCCTCGAGGGAGACCGCTTCATCCTCCGCTCCATCACCGACGAGATCATGTACGAGCTCTCCAGGCTGAGCGGCCAAGAGTACGTCGACGTCTATGCGACCTCGGTCAAGGAGAAGCGCGCGAGCGCGGCCCGCTGA
- a CDS encoding ROK family glucokinase yields MHAIGIDIGGTKIAGAVVDELGVIAAEERTPTEASSPDAIVEAVVGMVERLRALHPDVVAVGVAAAGFIDAAQSTVYYAPNINWRNEPVREKLRSRIDLPIVIENDANAAGWAEFRYGAGRLVSDMVTLTIGTGVGGAIVADDRLFRGGFGAGAELGHMRVVPDGLPCGCGARGCIEQYGSGRALLRTADELADLGGTHGEGLAARRREVGTLTGHDVSDLIQAGDPGALLALRRLGGWLGEAAASIGAILDPQMFVIGGGVAQAGDLLLDPIREAYLGHLPARGYHPEPEFRIAELVNDAGVVGAADLARRHAAALRHRA; encoded by the coding sequence GTGCATGCAATAGGGATCGACATCGGCGGGACCAAGATCGCGGGGGCGGTGGTCGACGAGCTCGGCGTCATCGCGGCGGAGGAGCGCACGCCCACCGAGGCGAGCAGCCCGGACGCGATCGTCGAGGCCGTCGTCGGCATGGTCGAGCGGCTCCGCGCCCTGCACCCCGACGTCGTCGCGGTCGGCGTCGCGGCTGCCGGCTTCATCGACGCCGCGCAGTCCACCGTCTACTACGCCCCGAACATCAACTGGCGCAACGAGCCGGTGCGCGAGAAGCTGCGCAGCCGCATCGACCTCCCCATCGTCATCGAGAACGACGCGAACGCCGCCGGATGGGCCGAGTTCCGCTACGGGGCGGGCCGTCTCGTCAGCGACATGGTGACCCTCACCATCGGCACGGGCGTCGGCGGCGCGATCGTCGCGGACGACCGGCTGTTCCGCGGCGGCTTCGGTGCGGGCGCGGAGCTCGGCCACATGCGCGTCGTGCCCGACGGCCTGCCCTGCGGCTGCGGCGCCCGCGGCTGCATCGAGCAGTACGGATCCGGCCGCGCGCTCCTGCGCACCGCCGACGAGCTGGCCGACCTCGGCGGCACGCACGGCGAGGGCCTCGCCGCCCGCCGCCGCGAGGTGGGCACGCTCACCGGCCACGACGTCAGCGACCTCATCCAGGCCGGCGACCCCGGCGCCCTCCTCGCCCTCCGCCGCCTCGGCGGCTGGCTCGGCGAGGCCGCCGCGAGCATCGGCGCGATCCTCGACCCCCAGATGTTCGTGATCGGCGGCGGCGTCGCGCAGGCGGGCGACCTGCTGCTCGACCCGATCCGCGAGGCCTACCTCGGGCACCTCCCGGCCCGCGGCTACCACCCGGAGCCGGAGTTCCGCATCGCCGAGCTCGTCAACGACGCCGGCGTCGTCGGCGCGGCGGACCTCGCCCGTCGCCACGCGGCCGCGCTGCGCCACAGGGCCTGA